From one Formosa sediminum genomic stretch:
- a CDS encoding conjugal transfer protein TraK: MKTPYKNIYTVLKINRLIVLAVISCAFLTCIFSIWIAYTTNTKALNSAFAINTDGSIIPLKLVTQKENFKIEALAHLDLFHNYFYNIDASNYERNLEKALWLGNSAIDNLYRQKKADGVYNRLLQYSLVQKVLSIQSDITETNDTYGFTTTTIFEINRGSIIDTYQLVSTGNLMVVNRNFPNNPHGLLITDYFENTLKKLNDENRKK, from the coding sequence ATGAAAACACCCTATAAAAATATTTACACCGTCTTAAAAATCAACAGATTGATCGTTTTAGCAGTAATTAGCTGTGCATTTTTAACGTGTATCTTTTCTATTTGGATTGCCTACACAACCAATACCAAAGCTCTTAATAGTGCCTTTGCCATTAATACCGACGGAAGCATTATCCCTTTAAAATTAGTTACTCAAAAAGAAAATTTCAAGATTGAAGCTTTAGCCCATCTAGATTTATTTCATAATTATTTCTACAATATTGATGCGAGTAATTATGAACGAAATTTGGAAAAAGCGCTCTGGCTAGGAAACAGTGCTATAGATAATTTATACCGACAAAAGAAGGCTGATGGCGTATATAATCGCTTGCTACAATACTCATTAGTACAGAAAGTTTTGAGTATCCAATCCGATATTACTGAAACTAATGACACTTACGGTTTTACAACCACAACCATTTTTGAAATTAACAGAGGCTCCATAATTGACACTTACCAACTGGTTTCTACTGGCAATCTCATGGTCGTAAATAGAAATTTCCCTAACAATCCACACGGCCTATTAATAACAGATTATTTTGAAAACACTCTAAAAAAACTGAATGATGAAAATAGAAAAAAATAA